GGACCCGCAATACCGCACCGCGATCGCCTGGCAAAACACCGCCTACAACCAACCCCCTCACCCCAGCTTCGCCCTCGACGAATCCCTCCCCCTGCCCCCGCCACCCGCGGTCACCTTCCCGGAAACCAAATAGGCGTCAGCCCAATCCTCCGCCCCCCTCCACGCCGCCCCACCCGGGCGGCGTTTTCATTTCCCCCGCCCCAAACCACGCCTAACGGTTCGCCCCCGAAAACGCTGTTCCCTCTCCGCGCCCCCACCTAGCCTGCCCCGCTCCCCAAACCCCGACCTCTCCGCCTCCATGTTCCGTCCACTCCGTCTCGCCACTCTCTCGCTCGCCGTGCTCACCACCGCTTCCGTCTCTTCCGCCAACGCTTCCGCCACCGAATCGTCCCCCCACGATTCCACCTTCCTCTCCTGGGCCGCCACGCCGCCCATGGGCTGGAACAGCTGGGACTGCTTCGGCACCACCGTGACCGAGCCCCAGACCAAGGCCCAGGCCGACTTCATGTCGGAACACCTCAAGGACCACGGCTGGACCTACATCGTCGTCGACATCCAGTGGTATGAACCCGACGCCAAAAACCACGCCTACCGCGCCGGCGCCCCGCTCACCATGGACGCCTACGGTCGCCTCCAACCCGCGCCCAACCGCTTTCCCTCCGCCGCCGACGGCGCCGGCTTCAAGGCCCTCGCCGACTACGTGCACGCCCGCGGCCTCAAGTTTGGCCTCCACCTCATGCGCGGCATCCCCCGCCAGGCCGTCCACCAAAACGTGCCCATCCTCGGCACCGACGGCATCCACGCCCAGGACATCGCCAACACCGATTCCATCTGCCCGTGGAACCCCGACATGTATGGCGTCGATATGTCCAAACCCGGCGCCCAGACCTACTACAACAGCGTCTTCAACATGTTCGCCGAGTGGGGCGTCGACTACGTGAAGGTCGACGACATCTCCCGCCCCTACCACGACCACGAGTCCGAGATCGAAGCCATCCGCCACGCCATCGATCAAACCGGCCGCCCCATGGTCCTCAGCCTCTCCCCCGGCGCCACCGCCCTCTCCGCCGCCGACCACGTTGCCCAAAACGCCAACCTCTGGCGCATCAGCGACGACTTCTGGGACCGTTGGCTCGCCCTCCACGAGCAGTTCGAGCGCCTCGCCAACTGGAACCCCCACCGCGTCACCGGCGCCTGGCCCGACGCCGACATGCTGCCCGTCGGCGTGCTCGACCTCGGCCGCCGCTCCACCCGCTTCACCGCCGATGAGCAACGCACCATGATGACCCTCTGGAGCATCGCCCGCTCGCCCCTCATGCACGGCGGCGACATGACCAAAACCGACGACTTCACCCTCGCTCTCCTCACCAACGACGAGGTCCTCGCCGTCAACCAACACAGCACCAACAACCGCCCGCTCTTCGACCACGACGAGCTCATCGCCTGGGTCGCCGACGTCCCCAACGATCCTGCCGGCGCCAAATACCTCGCCGTCTTCAACGCCCGCGACCGCGTGCGTCTCCTGCCGGAATACGCCGACTTCATCAGCGAGCCCATCACCGCCGGCCAAACCGAGCCGCTCCAGCTCGACCTCGACGTCACCGGCGGCACCCAGGTCATCCTCACCAACCTGCCTGGATGGGACGGCCCCGGCCAAAACCCGCTCGTGTTCTCCGCCCTCACCGCGCACTTCGCCGACGGTCGCACCGTCGACCTCACCGCGCAGGGCTGGTCCGCCGTCGACTCCCCGTGGGACGCCGCCGGCCAACACGACGCCACCGCCGACGCCCCGGCCCGCATCACCATGCTCGCCCCCAGCAAGGTCGCCTTCGACCTGCCCACCGACGCCACCCGCTTCACCGCCACCGTTCACTTTGAGCACCCCAAGGGCGCCCAAGAGGAAACTTTGCGCCTCGTCGCCGTCGTCGCCCGCGCGACCAACACCGACACCCGCGCCAGCGTGCCGATCCCGGTCGACCTGAACGAACTCGGCCTCAACGGCCCGGTCGCCATCCGCGACCTCTGGACCCACCAGGACCTCGGCGAGCAAACCGGCACCTTCGCCCCCGAAGTCCCCTTCCACGGCGCCGGCCTCTACCGCCTCACGCCGCAGTAAATCGCCGGCGCGCCCCGCCCGCCGCCCCCATCCTCCCGTCCGGTCCTTCCCCTCCTTCCAGTGCGCCGGGTCACCTCGTATGACCCGGCGCTTTGCGTTGTGGGCGGAGCCCGTCCGCCCCAATATCTCCCGCACCCCAAAAACGCCCACCCCGACCGCATCGCATTGACGCCCCTCGGGGTTTATCGCTAAATCTTACGGTTCCATGTTCTCGCTCCGCCGACTCCTCCCCTTGGCCGGCCTGCTGGCCTTTGCCCTCTCCGCCTCCCTTTCCCTCCAAGCCGCCGACTCGCCCCGCGAGCGCACCCGGCTCGACGCCGATTGGCGCTTCGCCTTCGGCCACCCGTCCGACACCACCCAGGATTTCGGCCACGCCACGGGCTACTTCTCCTACCTCGCCAAGACCGGCTTCGGCGACGGTCCCGCCGCCGCCCAATTCGACGACCGCGCCTGGCGCGTCCTCGACCTGCCTCACGACTGGGCGGTCGAAGCGCCGTTCTCTCCGCAGGCCAGCCACAGCCACGGTTACAAGGCCGCCGGCAAGGGCTTCCCCGAGCGCTCCGTCGGCTGGTATCGCAAGACCTTCACCGTCCCCGAATCCGACCTCGGTCGCCGCATTTCCGTCGAGTTCGACGGTGCCTTCCGCGCCGCCCGCGTCTGGGTCAACGGCTTCTACCTCGGCGAGCACCCGAGCGGCTACACCGGCGTGCAATACAACCTCACCGACTACCTCAACTACGGCGGCGAAAACACCATCAGCGTGCGCGTCGACGCCTCCATGGAAGAGGGTTGGTTTTACGAGGGCGCCGGCATCTACCGCCACGTCTACCTGCTCAAAACCGACCCGGTTCACGTGAAGCCTTGGGGCACCGCCGTCACCACCGACGTCTCCAACGACAACACCGCCGCCACCGTCCACATCGCCACCGAGCTCGTGCACTCCGGCCGCGAGCCGACCACCGTCACCGTCGAGCAAACCCTGCTCGGCCCCGACGGCCAGACCGTCGCGTCCACCACCCTCGCCCCCGTCACCCTCGCCCCCGGCGACGAGCCCACGCTCAAGGCCGACGTCGACGTCGTGTCCCCCGCCCTCTGGTCCAACGTCACCCCGCAGCTCCACACCGCCGTCACCACCGTCAAAGCCGCCGACGGCTCCGTGCTCGATCGCTACGAGACGACCTTCGGCATTCGCTCCATCCGTTGGGATCCCGACCAAGGTTTCTTCATCAACGGCCAGCACCTGAAGCTCAAGGGCATCAACCTCCACCAGGACCACGCCGGCATCGGCGCCGCCCTGCCCGACGCCATGCATGAGTTCCGCCTCCGCAAGCTCATGGCCTTCGGCGTCAACGCCATTCGCGTCGCCCACCGCCTGCCCCCGCCCGAGCTCCTCGACGCCTGCGACCGTCTTGGCCTCATGGTCATCGACGAGAACCGCCTCCAGGGCATCAACCGCGCCCAACTCGACGAGTTGCGCGACATGATCCGCCGCGACCGCAACCATCCCAGCGTGGTCATCTGGTCGGTCGGCAACGAGGAGTGGGCCATCGAGGGCAACATCCTCGGCGCCCGCATCACGCAGACCATGCAGGACTTCGCCCAGCGCCTCGATCCGTCCCGCCGCAACACCGTCGCCATCTCCGGCGGTTGGGGCGGTTCCTCCACCACCGCCGATGTCGTGGGTTACAACTACATCAACCAGTCCAACCCCGACCAGCAACACGCCGACTTCCCCCATCAGCCCGGCGTCGGCACAGAGGAAACCTCCACCCAAAGCACCCGCGGCATTTTCTACACCGACGCCGCCAAAGCTCACCTCGCCCCCCTCTCCCGCGGTGACTCCGGCGGCAACAACGAGGTGGGATGGAAGTTCTACGCCGCCCGCCCCTTCCTCGCCGGCCTCTTCTACTGGACCGGCCTCGACTACCGCGGTGAACCCACGCCCTTCGCCTACCCGGCCGC
This portion of the Actomonas aquatica genome encodes:
- a CDS encoding glycoside hydrolase family 27 protein; translation: MFRPLRLATLSLAVLTTASVSSANASATESSPHDSTFLSWAATPPMGWNSWDCFGTTVTEPQTKAQADFMSEHLKDHGWTYIVVDIQWYEPDAKNHAYRAGAPLTMDAYGRLQPAPNRFPSAADGAGFKALADYVHARGLKFGLHLMRGIPRQAVHQNVPILGTDGIHAQDIANTDSICPWNPDMYGVDMSKPGAQTYYNSVFNMFAEWGVDYVKVDDISRPYHDHESEIEAIRHAIDQTGRPMVLSLSPGATALSAADHVAQNANLWRISDDFWDRWLALHEQFERLANWNPHRVTGAWPDADMLPVGVLDLGRRSTRFTADEQRTMMTLWSIARSPLMHGGDMTKTDDFTLALLTNDEVLAVNQHSTNNRPLFDHDELIAWVADVPNDPAGAKYLAVFNARDRVRLLPEYADFISEPITAGQTEPLQLDLDVTGGTQVILTNLPGWDGPGQNPLVFSALTAHFADGRTVDLTAQGWSAVDSPWDAAGQHDATADAPARITMLAPSKVAFDLPTDATRFTATVHFEHPKGAQEETLRLVAVVARATNTDTRASVPIPVDLNELGLNGPVAIRDLWTHQDLGEQTGTFAPEVPFHGAGLYRLTPQ
- the galA gene encoding beta-galactosidase GalA, with amino-acid sequence MFSLRRLLPLAGLLAFALSASLSLQAADSPRERTRLDADWRFAFGHPSDTTQDFGHATGYFSYLAKTGFGDGPAAAQFDDRAWRVLDLPHDWAVEAPFSPQASHSHGYKAAGKGFPERSVGWYRKTFTVPESDLGRRISVEFDGAFRAARVWVNGFYLGEHPSGYTGVQYNLTDYLNYGGENTISVRVDASMEEGWFYEGAGIYRHVYLLKTDPVHVKPWGTAVTTDVSNDNTAATVHIATELVHSGREPTTVTVEQTLLGPDGQTVASTTLAPVTLAPGDEPTLKADVDVVSPALWSNVTPQLHTAVTTVKAADGSVLDRYETTFGIRSIRWDPDQGFFINGQHLKLKGINLHQDHAGIGAALPDAMHEFRLRKLMAFGVNAIRVAHRLPPPELLDACDRLGLMVIDENRLQGINRAQLDELRDMIRRDRNHPSVVIWSVGNEEWAIEGNILGARITQTMQDFAQRLDPSRRNTVAISGGWGGSSTTADVVGYNYINQSNPDQQHADFPHQPGVGTEETSTQSTRGIFYTDAAKAHLAPLSRGDSGGNNEVGWKFYAARPFLAGLFYWTGLDYRGEPTPFAYPAALSQYGLLDICGFPKDSTYYFKSWWTDEPTLHIAQHWNWPERLGEETQVTVYSNHEAVELFLNGTSLGRQDMPVNSKLHWMVPYTPGKLEARGYRGGELVQTTIVETTGPAAHLTVSAEEPTVGADGPRLVIYTLSATDAADRTVPRADNLVSLEVSGGTIIGVGNGNPGSHEPDRFIPTSEFKLINGWVGRIAPADITTPADPTTLKPMLELGAYRATLPTADEIYDLTGTFELSEIPADATFDLYLPSVGDAVTIWLNGHVLATDLDTTTTGPSFTLDRELLQVGANRIQMFVTPTAGPNRIPERHDLGLVRMLTAAPPAQRALFNGLAQVIVEADSADTPVTLQATSEGLTSASATSR